Proteins co-encoded in one Octopus bimaculoides isolate UCB-OBI-ISO-001 chromosome 9, ASM119413v2, whole genome shotgun sequence genomic window:
- the LOC106869643 gene encoding tubulin alpha chain encodes MRECISIHVGQAGVQIGNACWELYCLEHGIQPNGQMPSDKTVGGKDDSFNTFFSETGSGKHVPRAVFVDLEPTVVGEYFQMFDGALNVDLTEFQTNLVPYPRIHFPLATYAPIISAEKAYHEQLTVAEVTSACFEPSNQMVKCDPRHGKYMACCMLYRGDVVPKDVNAAIATIKTKRTIQFVDWCPTGFKVGINYQPPTVVPGGDLAKVQRAVCMLSNTTAVAEAWARLDHKFDLMYAKRAFVHWYVGEGMEEGEFSEAREDLAALEKDYEEVGVDTFAAEEEAEDDEY; translated from the exons aGGGAATGTATCAGTATTCATGTTGGACAGGCTGGAGTTCAGATTGGTAATGCCTGCTGGGAGCTCTATTGCTTGGAGCATGGAATCCAGCCAAATGGTCAAATGCCATCTGACAAAACTGTTGGTGGTAAAGATGATTCTTTCAATACTTTCTTCAGTGAAACAGGGTCTGGAAAACACGTCCCTAGGGCTGTTTTTGTAGACTTGGAACCCACTGTTGTTGGTGAGTATTTTCAGAT GTTCGATGGTGCTCTTAACGTTGATCTGACTGAGTTTCAGACCAACTTGGTACCTTATCCTCGAATTCATTTCCCATTGGCTACTTATGCACCAATCATTTCTGCTGAGAAAGCCTATCATGAACAACTGACTGTAGCTGAAGTAACAAGTGCTTGCTTTGAACCATCAAACCAGATGGTTAAGTGTGACCCACGTCATGGGAAATACATGGCCTGCTGTATGTTGTATCGTGGTGATGTTGTACCAAAAGATGTAAACGCTGCCATTGCAACTATCAAGACAAAGAGAACAATCCAGTTTGTTGACTGGTGTCCAACTGGCTTCAAGGTTGGTATCAATTACCAACCACCAACTGTTGTTCCAGGAGGTGATCTTGCTAAGGTTCAACGTGCCGTGTGCATGTTGAGCAACACCACAGCTGTTGCTGAAGCTTGGGCTCGTCTTGATCATAAGTTTGATCTGATGTATGCCAAGCGTGCTTTCGTTCACTGGTATGTGGGAGAAGGTATGGAAGAAGGTGAGTTCTCTGAAGCTCGTGAGGATTTGGCAGCTCTGGAGAAGGACTATGAAGAGGTTGGAGTTGACACATTTGCAGCTGAAGAGGAAGCAGAAGATGATGAATATTAA